A genomic region of Gossypium hirsutum isolate 1008001.06 chromosome D01, Gossypium_hirsutum_v2.1, whole genome shotgun sequence contains the following coding sequences:
- the LOC107928858 gene encoding vacuolar iron transporter homolog 2, which translates to MALSIHVNGGTEQKQFQEPIENPEFDYSQRGQWLRAAVLGANDGLVSVSSLLMGVGSVKQDVKAMVLAGFAGLVAGACSMAIGEFVSVYTQRDVEMAQMKRDGEKRSPVVDENDRRMEKKERLPSPGLAAGASALAFSVGAVLPLLAAAFIRDHKVRMAVVVVVASVALMVFGVVGALLGGAPVAKSGGRVLVGGWIAMGITFGLTRLIGLNGM; encoded by the coding sequence ATGGCGTTGTCAATTCATGTCAATGGCGGTACCGAGCAAAAGCAGTTTCAAGAACCTATTGAAAACCCTGAGTTCGATTACTCGCAAAGAGGACAATGGCTTCGAGCTGCTGTTTTGGGAGCCAACGATGGGTTAGTTTCAGTATCGTCACTGTTAATGGGTGTTGGTTCAGTTAAACAAGACGTCAAAGCCATGGTTCTCGCCGGTTTCGCCGGCCTGGTAGCCGGAGCTTGTAGCATGGCCATCGGAGAGTTCGTCTCGGTATACACCCAAAGGGATGTCGAGATGGCTCAAATGAAAAGAGACGGAGAAAAGAGATCACCGGTGGTTGATGAAAATGACCGGAGAATGGAGAAGAAGGAGCGGTTGCCGAGTCCGGGACTAGCCGCCGGAGCATCAGCGTTGGCTTTCTCGGTTGGTGCAGTGCTTCCGTTGTTGGCGGCAGCTTTTATAAGGGACCATAAGGTGAGGATGGCGGTGGTGGTTGTGGTGGCTAGTGTGGCGTTGATGGTGTTTGGGGTGGTGGGGGCCTTGCTCGGGGGAGCTCCGGTGGCGAAATCCGGTGGTAGGGTGCTTGTGGGAGGATGGATTGCTATGGGTATTACTTTTGGGCTTACTAGGTTGATTGGCTTAAATGGGAtgtaa